The following nucleotide sequence is from Trifolium pratense cultivar HEN17-A07 linkage group LG2, ARS_RC_1.1, whole genome shotgun sequence.
GTCAAGACGGCACATTATGCTAATTATTAGCTACCTAAAGACAACCCCATTATATCAATTGAACAAGTCtgtcaaaaaatttcaaaggtCCTCAAAGGCATGATCTCTATTTTTCAAATGTTCAGCATAATTTCAATCAAAACAAGCCAGAAAAATGCAATCAACTAGAACCAGCAAATGTCAAGTGCCAAAATATAGATCCTCCCCCACACTAGTTCAAAGTATAGTCCTTAATGCAAATTATTCAACTAGGCAAAAAACTAAATAAGTGAGAGAGTAAAAGTGACTTCCCTGAGAGATCTTGTAGACCTTGCAAATCAAGGATGACTTTcctaacaacaaaaacaaacaagcaTACCAACGTAATAAGGTTTATTagaataaactaaaatataaaacaataaacaCGGGTTGCCTCCCGCGAAGCGCTTATTTAACGTCCTGAGCTTGACGAGAGCCAAATAATCAATCAGGTGGCTCTCCAAGGgcaaatttcacctttaatGCATTGCCCCTTCTTAACTTTCTAATCATGTGGTTCatattattctttctttttccatGTGGTGGATGAGCTTCAAAAAAAAGTGAAGTTTTCACTTCCACAACATCCGCCATTATGCTAGGATCCTGCAAAATAAGAGTCTTTTCCAAAGGGTCCTGCATCCTTAAATCACTAAAATTATTAGTAATAACCAGATTGTCAAAATAGGAAGAAATAAAATGAGAGAATTTTTCAACAGAATTTAAAGCTTTCAAAACATCATCTTCCTTACCATGCCTTAAGCTTACCTTTCCCTTTTGAACCTCAATTACCACATCACCAATGGTTACTAGAGTTTGACCCAAAATGATCGGGGCTTCTAGACTTTCTTTTTTGTCTTGAACCACAAGGTATTTTTCTTCACAATTGCTCTCTTCAGTAAGAGCTTGTTCACATCCTACTGATACAAGTCCCTCATGTTCAAGCTTTTCATTTAAGTCTACACCACTAATGAGAGTGACATTTTCGTATTCTTCCTCTTGCTTGGGCTCAACATGTGTGGATATTGAGTCTTGAGGTTTTTGAGATAACTCAGTAAGAGTGTTTTGGTTCAAGGTTGTAAGTGTCTCATTGACATATGGCTCTTCCGCTTGTTTTGGACACCAACGTCTCAAGCAAGGTGGTATGTAATTAATGTCCCTCTTGAAAGGGTGAGGATCATGTTGCTCCTGCGACCAACGTCGCAAGCAAGGTGGTATATAGTTAATGTCCCGCATGGGAGGGTGAGGATCATGTTGCTCCCCATTATGGACAATTTCACCATCATCCCATATACTTCTTGTCGGACATTTTTCACTTTCATGCCCCACTAAATCACAATGTTCACAAGGAAGAGAGGTATATATCTCACATTGTCTTTGAAGAATTTCCAATTTAGCTATTATAGCATCCAATTTAGCTTCTATGATGTAATCTCTCATTGTTTTTCTCTCAGCCATGACTTTTTCTTTTCCTGCAAAATACAATCAACTACAAACAGGCTCATGAGAGCAGGTGAGTACGCAGAAGTGATATTAAGAAtggaaaataacaaaataaatagacaaaaacTGTACAATgtctaaattaataaaaaaaatctttttcgTCTAATATTGTTGAAttaatccccggcaacggcgccaaaaacttgttgCGTTAAAAACACACTTAGAGCAAGTGTACTCTAGCGCAGaagtagtataaaagattatcgtatccacagggattaattaacaattacCAAACTAGTTAAGATTGTTTATTATCTAGATGGACAAAGAGTTGAGTTGTTTATGATaactaaagagaaaataatgacGAGTACGAGtaagaataagaataaaaaCGTGAAGTTGTAAACTAGTAGAGAGAGGCCTAGGGGTCATGGTTTCACTCGCAATCATTGATTCCCTATGTCTAGTTCCACTTGAATTCCATTATTTTAACTCAATTACCAATCCCTTTACTAAAACTATTAATCCGTTTGGTCATTCGtgattaatattcttttttccTAAATTAACCCTTGTTTGGTCATGCAAAGAGTTTAAATTCAAGAAAAGCATAAAGTGCAAAAAGGTTGAATGATTGGAAGACTAAGATTAAGGTTTGGTCATGCAATAATCTAAGTCTCATTTATCCTATAGGTCCACCAATTAACTGCAGTACGGTCGctgatcaatcaattgattataAACATTCATAGGTTGATCATTCCTAATCATGTGATAAAATCAATAGGATAAAATTAATTgaactaaaaatagaaattcaaacaAGAAACTAGAACATAAAACTAAGACATAGTATAAGGAATTTCAATTACAAGATCTACCATAAACCCTAGAAGAGTATTTAGCTACATATAATCATGAAGAACACTAAAAGATTCATGAAATTAAGAGAAGAGAATAACCCAAAAATACTTCAATTGTTGTTGGTATTCTCCTCTATGTTCTTCAATCTCTGCCTCTCAAAAATTGTCTTCTATGTacaaaagtgattttttaattgaaaccAAGAAGCTCTATTTATAGCTTCAGTTGCCGACTCTGTTCTTTGTTGATACAGGTCTCCAATTTCCTCATGCATTAAGTTTCTTTCTCCTTTAATCTTCACCGCCATAGACCACTTGTTCTTGAGCTGTCAGacctttttaatttgtaatcCCCTCTGGCTGATGTTGCCGCCTCAGTAACTTAATGTTAGCTTATTTCCTTCCAACTTGCATAACCTCCCTTTCATATAAATTGGGCCAGCGTGAGGTATTTTAATTGGGCCATTCATATCTACACaaataacataataatattaagtaatatatatttaagtgattaatattaataattagtaatatatataataataatagttagtAATAATAAATACTTAAGTGAAGCtagtaatttatataataataagtaattattttaaaataccacAAAAAGTATCTACATATAATACACTAAATTGGAGTTTAtcagtgtctgtgcttcataggttaaAATACATTGGTATACGACGACCACAAGACTAACTGATTCATACTCCTTGTCTCAATCAATATTGAaatgaattttcaatttcatcataGGAAGCACCGAGATACAAACAAACAATGAAATTCTTAAATCTCGTTTCcaaattcaatcattttctcAATCAAATTCAGCTAGAGCAAGTGTAATACAATTAGTACAAACTGAACCCAACAACACTCTTATGACATCAATAATTTTCAAGTCCTACCAATTTCCCTAAACACACTTATCCAAAAGAAATGACAAAAGCCTTATTTCCATTGAGTGAAGCAACTACATAAATGAAATGATGAAACAATGTTGAAACATAAATATCATAATACCTAGTTTTAGTCTTACAACAGACCTCTTGAAATCATTTCACGAAGAAGTTTCTCTGCcttatcattttcatctttaTCAAATAGAGAACGGATAATAATTTCATACGTTGCGGCATTTGGAATGCAACTATTGTCTTTCATTTTTGATAGTATGGCCAATGCTTCATCAAGCAACCCATCGTTACAAAACCCATGGATCATAGTAGTATATGTATAGACATTAAGATTGTAGCCTTTGACCAGAAGATCCTCAAAAACCTTTTGAGCGTCATTCAATCTTCCACTTTTACACAATCCACCAATAAGAATAGTGTACGTGCACAGGTCTGGTTGAATACCCATATCTTTAATTTTGGTTAATAATGCAATTGCCTTGTCAACATGATGGTTTTTGCACAAAGCATCCAATATAGAATTGTAAGTAAACATATCAGGAGGTTGACCTCTATCATACATCTCATCGACAAGCTCCAAAGCATATGAGATTCTTCCCGATttgcacaaaccatcaataagggAATTGTAAGTTATCGTATCAGGAATAATTTCTCTACAAAGCATTTCATTGAAGAGATTGATGGCTTCATCTACCATTTTAATCTTACAAAATCCATTAATCATGATATTGTAGCTATGAACATCAGGAACCACTCCCATCTGAGCCATAGTGTTGAATATACCACTGGACTTGTTAATTTCTTTAAGTAAGCAATATCCATCCATTAAAGAGTTATAAGTAACAATATCAGGTTTAACACCTTTTCTGATCATGATAGCAAACACATTTTTAGCTTCTTTCACTTTTCCTTCCTTACAAAATGCATCAACCAACGTATTAAAGGTATAAATATTATGGTTGATGTTTTCCGatatcattttattaaacaaatgaATTGCTTGTTTTAACCGACCCACGATGCAAAAGCCATTAATTAAAGTATTGTAAGTGAAAACATCAGGAGAAATTCTCTTAGCAATCATTTCAGAATATAAATGAAAAGCATGATTAACAAGTTTATCCTTGCACATACTATCAATAATTGCATTGTACATTACCACATCAGGCGGAGCCTGTTTCCCTTCAACTCGTCTCAGCAGTTGTAGGGCTGTTCTTGTTTGTCCAAGTTTACATAACCCATTGATCAAGGTCCCATAACTAACTTGATCTAACCGGAATCCCTGCGCTACGACCTTATCATGAAAGTTGAATGCTTTGTGGATCTGACCTTTGAGACAGAGACCCTTGATGAGTGTATTAAAGGTTATGACATTTGGATGAAAACCCTTTTTGAGAATGTTGGCAAATACAGAAAAGGAAAGAGAGATTTGACCTAATTGAGAAAAACAATTGATCAATATACTCAAAGTGACTAAATCTGAGGAAATTCCATTTAATTCCATCTGTCGATGAAGTGAAACAACAGTTGAGTAGTGATTGAGCTTGGCAAGGGAacctaaaattttgttaaattggAAGATGAGTGGTGTAGGATTCTTCTGATGGAGCATTTGATTGAATAAGGAAACGAGATTTCGTTGGTCGTGGAATTGAGAGTATAGTGTTGTTGTAGTTGAAGAGGAGAAGAATCGAATCAAATTAGGGTTTTCGAAATGAGGAGAAGCAGCAACATACTTACTCATACTCAAACTTGAAAACGACGACATTGTTTGTATGTTTGGTTTAAAATGAGAATAGATTAAGGATCATACTCATAGTCTCATACACGCTGCGTCTGCCACATCAAATGCTTTTCTGCATGTTCAATCACTATGGAATCGATTATACATGGCTAAATTGCTtaaatattttaggtttcacatcGGTCAAAAAGGTTCGATTTattcccttaaagacatctctgtcAGCTAAAAGggtcctttccgttaatttttttttcaaaaaaacgtTAGTCTTTGTCGACTAAATTGGAAATGTCATACGGTGTAAGTGGTCCATCAAAtgtcttattaatttttaaaattttgaacattgattttttttttgttagaaagaAACTCATTGGATCTTGCAACACTATTGTATCTTACGGTGAACCATCAACACCTAGTTTATTTTAGGTTCATTAACCTTCTTTCGTCTCCTTCTCCATCTTCTTCGTGAAGATCTTAAACTCAGATCTTAAATCTACAGTTTTTCAAAACTCATATCCCTTTTCACATTGCTTACAAAATAGACACAAAAATTGTTTAGAATCCCAAATCCGGCAGCTTCTACAGTGTTCTCTCTTCTGCcgatctctttctctctcaaagCTTCAAGCAAACAAATCATAATAGACTATCAAGCTTCAAGCAAACAAACAATAGTTGAAGAATATTGAATCAATAGTGTGTTTCAGAAATTGTAAACAAAAGGAAGCAAAATACAAGGAAAATATAGTAATTTGAAAATgagttgaagaaaaaaattaaatgggtATGATAAAAAGTTATCGGAATGAAATCATGGGATGAGAAAAATTTGAAGTTGTGATGAGAATGGAAAGGAGGAGTTTTGTTTGTGGGTATGCAACCTGTTGGTGCACCTTACAAATTTGGGGGTTAAAATTAAGATGTGGGCGAAGTTTGGGATTTAGGGGTTTTTGTTTTGAGAATTgaaattttgataaaagctaagatttttattattttaaaatttattttctggATTTTCAATGATGAAGTTATGTAGAGTAGgatgaaggaatgaaagaagaagatgaaggatgAAGAGCATGGTGGTGCACGGCTAGATCTGGTGGACATGCAAAATCTAATGGTTtacttttctttaaaaaattcaatggttaagattaaaaaatgtattgaaGTATATAGTGGACCACCTATAATGTTGGTCCACTTAATACATTTGGGGTTGACAAATTAACGGAATGGACTAATATAACAAACGGTcaatctttaagggaccaaaccgaaactttttttctttatgggaccaatatgaaactaaaaatatctttaagggaccaatatataCTAATTAAGCCCATTAGTTCGAGGTAGATGAAGGGGAGGGAGTAAGGGTTTTGACAAAGTCAACTCAACTTTGCTTTTCATTTTAAAACGGTTTATTTATAAGATTGGACAAGGGATTGGACAAAACTAAAGATTCTTGTCCCCACTGAATTATGGgatataactttttattttctacacaagttgtctaaaataatatttcatCCAAtgttaattataagcaaaatttactttttagatttatatcTAGACTCAATTAAGGCCGTTGATTATTCAATGAAtgtaaaaagtggaatttacttataattaaggttGGAAGGAGTAAAGGCCGTTGATATATCAATAGTCCCTGCAATTACACTCACTTTTGATATTAGTCgctctaaatttattttagacTTTTCATCCTTGCAACTTGGAACCAGATGAATATGTCAAGTCTTTTTGGTGTGGTGGGCTGGTGGCACACCAAAAAGACTcgttatttaatttgttatttatatattattgttttatttaactaaaaaattataatttgtcaaaaaaaaaaaaactaaaaaattataagctgaGGCTAACAGATGAAGAACGCACAGCAAGAACATAAACCAGATGGACAACTTTAGTTAAAATATGTCCACAACTAGTAGCCTCACTTGAACCCGAATCGTCGTTGGTTTCCATGATCACTAGAATATTGTAACCATCGATGAGACTAACCTCGTAGTAACCGGGGGAGCGCCTTTCGTTGCGGTTGATTTCGCCGGAATCGCAGTCACCGTTTGAGCATCTTCCATTGTCGGAATCATCTAATTTACGACCGGTTGTTGCCCAGAATTTACCCGAGATTGGGACCAAAAGCAA
It contains:
- the LOC123909607 gene encoding pentatricopeptide repeat-containing protein At1g12300, mitochondrial-like isoform X1, whose amino-acid sequence is MSSFSSLSMSKYVAASPHFENPNLIRFFSSSTTTTLYSQFHDQRNLVSLFNQMLHQKNPTPLIFQFNKILGSLAKLNHYSTVVSLHRQMELNGISSDLVTLSILINCFSQLGQISLSFSVFANILKKGFHPNVITFNTLIKGLCLKGQIHKAFNFHDKVVAQGFRLDQVSYGTLINGLCKLGQTRTALQLLRRVEGKQAPPDVVMYNAIIDSMCKDKLVNHAFHLYSEMIAKRISPDVFTYNTLINGFCIVGRLKQAIHLFNKMISENINHNIYTFNTLVDAFCKEGKVKEAKNVFAIMIRKGVKPDIVTYNSLMDGYCLLKEINKSSGIFNTMAQMGVVPDVHSYNIMINGFCKIKMVDEAINLFNEMLCREIIPDTITYNSLIDGLCKSGRISYALELVDEMYDRGQPPDMFTYNSILDALCKNHHVDKAIALLTKIKDMGIQPDLCTYTILIGGLCKSGRLNDAQKVFEDLLVKGYNLNVYTYTTMIHGFCNDGLLDEALAILSKMKDNSCIPNAATYEIIIRSLFDKDENDKAEKLLREMISRATLE
- the LOC123909607 gene encoding pentatricopeptide repeat-containing protein At1g12300, mitochondrial-like isoform X2, which codes for MSSFSSLSMSKYVAASPHFENPNLIRFFSSSTTTTLYSQFHDQRNLVSLFNQMLHQKNPTPLIFQFNKILGSLAKLNHYSTVVSLHRQMELNGISSDLVTLSILINCFSQLGQISLSFSVFANILKKGFHPNVITFNTLIKGLCLKGQIHKAFNFHDKVVAQGFRLDQVSYGTLINGLCKLGQTRTALQLLRRVEGKQAPPDVVMYNAIIDSMCKDKLVNHAFHLYSEMIAKRISPDVFTYNTLINGFCIVGRLKQAIHLFNKMISENINHNIYTFNTLVDAFCKEGKVKEAKNVFAIMIRKGVKPDIVTYNSLMDGYCLLKEINKSSGIFNTMAQMGVVPDVHSYNIMINGFCKIKMVDEAINLFNEMLCREIIPDTITYNSLIDGLCKSGRISYALELVDEMYDRGQPPDMFTYNSILDALCKNHHVDKAIALLTKIKDMGIQPDLCTYTILIGGLCKSGRLNDAQKVFEDLLVKGYNLNVYTYTTMIHGFCNDGLLDEALAILSKMKDNSCIPNAATYEIIIRSLFDKDENDKAEKLLREMISRGLL